A window from Gammaproteobacteria bacterium encodes these proteins:
- a CDS encoding CinA family protein — MSEVLARQVGDALAVRGWMLATAESCTGGWVAKVVTDVAGSS; from the coding sequence GTGAGCGAGGTACTGGCGCGGCAGGTCGGCGACGCGCTGGCCGTGCGGGGCTGGATGCTGGCCACGGCCGAGTCCTGCACCGGCGGCTGGGTCGCCAAGGTGGTGACCGACGTCGCGGGGAGCTC